A single genomic interval of Anopheles darlingi chromosome X, idAnoDarlMG_H_01, whole genome shotgun sequence harbors:
- the LOC125955555 gene encoding uncharacterized protein LOC125955555 produces MPENVTVPVPRLHHAAIPIASQRTVEPSATGNRPPLSIIKFLELSLAITCTALHYYSFDDGDLVTGFLATGTFCGFIVILITIMAGYLIKAHLHRRLSIFYSLLGCSTFLTSGIFIIEAWEHAFRTRTRDLAITKGSISIINGVIFLMDTIFTFRERK; encoded by the exons ATGCCGGAGAACGTGACTGTACCGGTACCACGGTTGCACCATGCGGCCATTCCGATAGCGAGCCAACGCACGGTCGAGCCATCGGCGACCGGTAATCGGCCACCGCTCTCAATCATCAAGTTTCTCGAGCTG TCGCTGGCCATCACCTGTACGGCGCTTCACTACTACAGcttcgacgatggcgaccTAGTGACCGGCTTCCTGGCCACCGGTACCTTCTGCGGGTTCATCGTGATCCTGATCACCATCATGGCTG GCTACCTCATCAAGGCCCATCTGCACCGTCGGCTGAGCATCTTCTACAGTCTGCTCGGGTGCAGCACCTTCCTCACGTCCGGCATCTTTATCATCGAGGCGTGGGAGCACGCATTCCGGACCCGCACGCGTGACCTCGCCATCACCAAGGGCTCGATCTCCATCATCAACGGCGTCATCTTCCTGATGGACACCATCTTCACGTTCCGCGAGCGCAAGTGA
- the LOC125956079 gene encoding GATA zinc finger domain-containing protein 1 — translation MPPKVQKCSLCRSLRSEKWYMLDRRWICSVCHDIQLNPPLEALRERSPDRAIAGPTGKQSVARAGDPMDVDDPGEGTSKQTEPKGKKKHTVTFADPPETDLTGTGTAEAGNEEAKDTVAPLGTFSPRRLRRRICPVVKPTVRKRAASGKPVRRAYLKSKAKSRRSILKKPPTKSTTETAYTKSVQKVFHENQCYQVGDIVSMVDQKDNTYYAQINGLLIDIYREKSATLTWLIPTTCSPPPNEGFDASTYIIGPLEDMPRRLNYMQFVMNAPSNFYLDRQNPFPSPETYGPTNTSQRNNRNYVWANISHLHHGEHVPLPSGVV, via the exons ATGCCACCGAAGGTGCAAAAGTGTTCGCTATGCCGGTCGCTTCGTTCGGAGAAATGGTATATGCTGGATCGCCGCTGGATCTGCTCAGTCTGCCACGATATACAGCTGAACCCTCCACTTGAGGCACTGCGCGAACGATCACCGGATCGGGCGATCGCTGGCCCGACAGGTAAACAGTCAGTGGCCCGCGCCGGTGATCCGATGGATGTGGATGATCCCGGCGAGGGCACCTCGAAGCAGACGgaaccgaaaggaaagaagaagcacacCGTCACGTTCGCGGATCCGCCCGAAACGGATCTGACCGGCACTGGGACGGCGGAAGCAGGCaacgaagaagcgaaggacACGGTAGCGCCACTCGGTACGTTTTCGCCGCGTCGCTTGCGGCGTCGCATCTGTCCCGTGGTCAAGCCGACCGTACGCAAACGAGCCGCCTCTGGCAAGCCGGTCCGTCGGGCCTACCTCAAATCGAAAGCCAAATCACGTCGCTCGATCCTCAAGAAACCACCGACCAAATCGACGACGGAAACCGCCTACACCAAATCCGTGCAGAAGGTGTTCCACGAG AACCAATGCTACCAGGTCGGTGACATCGTGTCGATGGTGGACCAGAAGGACAATACGTACTACGCCCAAATCAATGGGTTGCTGATTGATATTTATCGCGAGAAAAGCGCCACCCTGACCTGGCTGATACCGACCACCTGCAGTCCGCCGCCGAACGAGGGCTTTGACGCATCCACCTACATCATCGGACCGCTGGAGGACATGCCGCGCCGGCTGAACTACATGCAGTTCGTGATGAATGCACCGAGCAACTTCTACTTGGACAGGCAGAACCCATTCCCAAGCCCGGAAACCTACGGACCGACCAACACGAGCCAGCGTAACAATCGCAACTACGTGTGGGCCAACATCTCCCACCTTCACCACGGCGAGCACGTACCGCTGCCAAGCGGGGTGGTTTAG
- the LOC125954495 gene encoding uncharacterized protein LOC125954495, translated as MSYTAEEKIKLAGEDSKDRLYEAKQNQKAIRILTVAAYVLCVSLVAIMLSLYYIFFWDPSTNPMQQKTQTIDTLIIPEHLAIRLANRSEVPANRFFHTFYQSLVQDRLVKIRKEVHISESGNLTRLIELYHQQQQERRRTAEKTLSARKRQQKSGSDQPLATYETALQKQQQQPRNIGDDGDQQRSIADEDDASDDYEQSGNYELYSNHTTIQLDVDEPDQQ; from the exons ATGAGCTACACGGCGGAGGAAAAAATCAAGCTAGCCGGGGAGGATTCAAAGGATCGGCTGTACGAGGCGAAGCAGAACCAGAAAGCAATCCGGATCCTTACCGTAGCGGCGTACGTGCTTTGCGTATCGCTGGTGGCCATCATGCTCTCGCTCTACTACATCTTCTTCTGGGATCCCAGCACGAATCCGATGCAGCAGAAAACACAAACTATCG ATACCCTCATCATTCCGGAGCATCTGGCTATCCGGTTGGCGAACCGGAGCGAGGTTCCGGCGAACCGATTTTTCCACACATTCTATCAAAGCCTCGTCCAGGATCGGCTCGTTAAGATCCGGAAGGAGGTGCACATCAGCGAATCGGGCAACCTGACCCGCCTCATCGAGCtctatcatcagcagcagcaggagaggcGGCGTACGGCAGAGAAGACGCTTTCTGCCCGCAAGCGCCAGCAGAAAAGTGGATCCGACCAGCCGTTAGCTACATACGAAACGGCAttgcagaagcaacagcagcaaccgcgaaacattggtgatgatggtgaccagCAGCGCTCGATAGCGGATGAGGACGATGCGAGCGACGATTATGAGCAGAGCGGCAACTATGAGCTGTACTCTAATCACACCACCATTCAGCTGGATGTTGACGAGCCGGATCAGCAGTGA
- the LOC125956083 gene encoding neuferricin homolog yields the protein MAEKHKLPPMTDSVVVPGPVWKPFYRHIILAVAGSVCCYLLSSYSGLPYFRQPAVVPRTAEQLFSEAELLEHNGVTSESLYLVILGHVYDVTEGAKHYGPGESYHMFVGHDASRSFVTGEFERYSDELSDVSGLTDAELQQLLTWKEFYDKTYPYLGKATGRYFDGIGQETEYLRLVRARVEKAAAQAANDGPKYPSCNVEWKVEIGTRVWCSNRSGTGQERSWVGRPRKVLPGHNESGRAVQFCACLPDDATDDETMYVRFPNCDKSAESCVIPDQE from the exons ATGGCAGAGAAGCACAAGTTGCCCCCGATGACCGATTCGGTCGTGGTACCTGGGCCAGTTTGGAAACCGTTTTACCGGCATATCATTCTGGCAGTCGCTGGGAGCGTCTGCTGCTATTTGCTCAGCAGCTACAGTGGATTGCCCTACTTTCGTCAACCCGCAGTTGTGCCGAGGACCGCCGAGCAGCTGTTCAGTGAAGCTGAGCTCTTGGAGCACAACGGCGTAACTAGCGAGTCGCTCTATCTCGTTATCCTGGGCCATGTGTACGATGTAACGGAGGGTGCGAAACACTATGGGCCCGGCGAATCCTACCACATGTTCGTAG gcCACGATGCATCGCGCTCCTTTGTGACGGGTGAATTCGAGCGGTACAGCGACGAGTTGAGCGACGTGTCCGGGTTGACCGATgccgagctgcagcagctgctcacGTGGAAAGAGTTTTACGACAAAACGTACCCGTACCTTGGCAAGGCGACCGGCCGGTACTTCGACGGTATAGGTCAGGAGACCGAATATTTGCGGTTGGTACGAGCACGAGTGGAGAAAGCGGCCGCGCAGGCCGCGAACGATGGCCCCAAGTATCCGTCCTGCAATGTCGAGTGGAAAGTCGAGATCGGGACGCGCGTCTGGTGCTCCAATCGCAGCGGCACCGGCCAAGAGCGATCGTGGGTGGGCCGACCCCGGAAAGTGCTGCCCGGTCACAACGAGTCTGGTCGTGCGGTGCAATTTTGCGCCTGCCTGCCGGACGATGCGACTGACGACGAGACAATGTACGTTCGCTTTCCGAACTGCGACAAGAGCGCTGAATCGTGCGTCATTCCTGATCAGGAATGA
- the LOC125956074 gene encoding E3 ubiquitin-protein ligase MARCHF5-like: protein MEADDEISDPPAPASPAVSSERLHQHASSSTLSRLGSILGDDISQADDEITLAPPPAFEVAPPPEPDERYCWVCFATEEDDRSAPWVKPCNCRGATKWVHQSCLLRWIDEKQRGNPFKKINCPQCRTEYIVILPSMGSIAMLLERLDRLAKRMSPGLAAGVIVCSVYWSALTFGAITVLQTIGYERGMAVLCKAEPYALMLCLPTIPAALIIGRMIRWELILLRFFQKRQVRLRQFISLVLPVSNEPNPAYPNPAPLPVGPLHTSDPLSVTRLFCGALILPTVSSIIGRVFFSSVENNLRRTIIGGLVFVTVKGVLKMYYQQRKYTRANRRLILDYTADNVRRYKFPRGGD, encoded by the exons ATGGAAGCGGATGACGAAATAAgcgatccaccagcaccagccagcccggcAGTTAGCAGTGAACGGCTGCACCAGCATGCATCATCGTCAACACTGTCACGGCTAGGGTCGATCCTCGGGGATGACATCTCTCAGGCAGACGACGAAATCACACTTGCACCACCGCCGGCGTTTGAGGTcgctccaccaccagaaccagacGAACGTTACTGCTGGGTGTGCTTCGCGACCGAGGAAGACGACCGGTCGGCACCGTGGGTAAAACCGTGCAACTGCCGCGGTGCGACCAAGTGGGTACACCAGTCATGCCTGTTGCGCTGGATCGACGAAAAGCAGAGGGGCAATCCGTTCAAGAAAATTAACTGCCCCCAATGCCGGACCGAGTACATCGTGATCCTGCCATCGATGGGTAGCATCGCAATGCTGCTGGAGCGACTGGACCGGTTGGCGAAGCGGATGAGCCCGGGGTTGGCGGCCGGTGTCATCGTATGTTCCGTCTACTGGTCCGCCCTGACGTTCGGTGCCATCACGGTGCTGCAAACGATCGGTTACGAACGGGGTATGGCGGTGCTGTGCAAAGCGGAACCCTACGCACTGATGCTCTGCCTGCCCACCATACCGGCCGCCCTCATCATTGGCCGAATGATACGCTGGGAACTGATTTTGCTGCGATTCTTCCAGAAGCGCCAGGTTCGCCTCCGCCAGTTCATATCGCTAGTGCTTCCGGTTAG TAACGAACCGAACCCTGCTTATCCGAACCCAGCACCGTTGCCGGTTGGCCCGCTACACACATCGGATCCGCTATCGGTTACGCGGCTGTTCTGTGGTGCCCTCATCCTGCCGACCGTTTCGTCCATCATAGGCCGAGTGTTTTTCTCGTCGGTCGAGAACAATCTTCGGCGAACCATCATTGGTGGGCTCGTGTTCGTCACGGTGAAGGGCGTGCTAAAGATGTATTACCAGCAGCGCAAGTATACCCGGGCCAACCGGCGCCTCATTCTCGATTACACGGCCGATAACGTTCGACGTTACAAGTTCCCCCGCGGCGGCGACTGA